One genomic segment of Occultella kanbiaonis includes these proteins:
- a CDS encoding response regulator transcription factor produces the protein MIRVLLVDDQDLVRIGLRTLLENEDGFDVAGEAADGLAAVDEAIRVRPDVVLMDIRMPGVDGLESTRRIVAQETLAGTRVIVLTTFERDEYVFEALHVGASGFLLKDTPPAQLLDAIRTVVDGGALLAPSVTRTLIAEFISAGRRPLTPHPQLDQLTAREVEIVTLVAEGLNNHEIADRLFLSPATARTHVSRAMIKLGARDRAQLVVFAFQSGLA, from the coding sequence GTGATTCGCGTGCTGCTGGTCGATGACCAGGACCTCGTCCGGATCGGTCTGCGGACGCTGCTGGAGAACGAGGACGGGTTCGACGTCGCCGGTGAGGCAGCGGACGGGCTCGCCGCGGTCGACGAGGCGATCCGGGTGCGACCCGACGTCGTCCTGATGGACATCCGGATGCCCGGGGTCGACGGCCTCGAGTCGACCCGGCGGATCGTCGCCCAGGAGACCCTCGCCGGGACGCGGGTCATCGTGCTCACGACCTTCGAACGCGACGAATACGTCTTCGAGGCCCTCCATGTGGGCGCCTCCGGGTTCCTCCTCAAGGACACCCCGCCCGCGCAGCTCCTGGACGCGATCCGCACCGTCGTGGACGGCGGCGCGCTGCTGGCGCCGAGCGTGACCCGGACCCTCATCGCCGAGTTCATCTCCGCGGGACGGCGTCCCCTCACTCCGCATCCTCAGCTCGACCAGCTGACGGCGCGCGAGGTCGAGATCGTCACCCTCGTCGCGGAGGGGCTCAACAACCACGAGATCGCCGATCGCCTGTTCCTGAGCCCGGCGACGGCGCGCACGCACGTGAGCCGGGCGATGATCAAGCTCGGCGCCCGTGACCGTGCCCAGCTCGTCGTGTTCGCGTTCCAGTCGGGACTCGCCTGA
- a CDS encoding dipeptide ABC transporter ATP-binding protein, with the protein MKILEVADLHVSIGRSDIVRGVSFALEQEQTLGIVGESGSGKSMTVLAATGLLDAPGARVRGSSFLHDERLGDQQLIGQTPKALRRVHGDAIGFVFQDPSTSLNPLLTLERQITESLEAHRNLTRRAARTRALELLTAVGLPNPQDRLDAYPHQLSGGQRQRVMIAIALACDPGLLIADEPTTALDVTTQAQIIALVQELQEQRGTAVVWISHDLGVIGQVADSCLVLQEGQVVEHRPIVDLVDAPAHPYTQVLLAARPRLGGSPPPPVDDSGAVLLDVANLDVRFPVSTPTGRTYVHAVQDVSFQVRRGTTLGLVGESGSGKSTIANALTGLVRANGNAWLDGQPLLGKVPRDRRRRLAMVFQDPFSSLDPRIRAGDAVAEPLRVHRLRPGRHRERVTELFDLVRLPAAFASRFPHELSGGQRQRVSIARALALEPDLLILDEATASLDASIQAQVLQLLRDLQQELALTYLFIAHDLAIVQDMSHDVLVMHDGVAVEYRPAAELFDDPSEEYTQRLLAAIPPERPRAALER; encoded by the coding sequence ATGAAGATCCTCGAGGTCGCCGACCTGCACGTGTCCATCGGTCGTTCGGACATCGTGCGCGGGGTCTCCTTCGCCCTGGAGCAGGAGCAGACCCTCGGCATCGTGGGGGAGTCCGGCTCTGGCAAGTCCATGACCGTGCTCGCCGCCACCGGGCTGCTGGACGCGCCCGGGGCGCGCGTGAGGGGTTCGTCGTTCCTGCACGATGAGCGGCTCGGCGATCAGCAACTGATCGGGCAGACGCCGAAGGCCCTGCGCCGCGTTCACGGGGACGCGATCGGCTTCGTGTTCCAGGACCCGTCCACCTCACTGAACCCGCTGCTCACCCTCGAGCGGCAGATCACCGAGTCACTCGAGGCGCACCGCAACCTGACCCGCCGCGCGGCCCGCACCCGCGCGCTGGAGCTGCTCACCGCCGTCGGGCTCCCGAACCCGCAGGACCGGCTCGACGCCTATCCGCACCAGCTCTCCGGCGGGCAGCGCCAACGGGTCATGATCGCGATCGCGCTCGCGTGCGACCCCGGCCTGCTCATCGCCGACGAGCCGACCACCGCACTGGACGTCACCACGCAGGCGCAGATCATCGCGCTCGTGCAGGAGTTGCAGGAGCAGCGCGGCACCGCCGTGGTCTGGATCAGTCACGATCTGGGCGTGATCGGGCAGGTCGCCGACTCGTGTCTCGTGCTGCAGGAGGGGCAGGTGGTCGAGCACCGGCCGATCGTGGACCTCGTCGACGCTCCGGCGCACCCGTACACGCAGGTGCTGCTCGCCGCCCGGCCGCGGCTCGGCGGCTCGCCGCCGCCGCCGGTGGATGACTCGGGTGCTGTGCTGCTGGACGTGGCGAACCTGGACGTCCGGTTCCCCGTCTCCACGCCCACCGGCCGGACCTACGTGCACGCCGTGCAGGACGTCTCGTTCCAGGTCCGGCGCGGCACCACCCTCGGGCTGGTGGGGGAGTCCGGCTCCGGGAAGTCCACGATCGCGAACGCCCTGACCGGGCTGGTGCGGGCGAACGGGAACGCCTGGCTGGACGGGCAGCCGCTGCTCGGCAAGGTGCCGAGGGACCGACGGCGGCGCCTCGCCATGGTCTTCCAGGACCCGTTCTCCTCGCTCGACCCACGTATCCGCGCCGGCGACGCCGTCGCCGAGCCGCTCCGGGTGCACCGGCTCCGGCCCGGCCGGCATCGCGAGCGGGTGACCGAGCTGTTCGACCTGGTACGCCTGCCCGCAGCGTTCGCGTCGCGGTTCCCGCACGAGCTCTCCGGCGGCCAGCGCCAGCGCGTCTCGATCGCGCGCGCCCTCGCACTCGAGCCGGACCTGCTCATCCTCGACGAAGCCACCGCCTCCCTGGACGCCTCGATCCAGGCCCAGGTGCTGCAGTTGCTGCGCGATCTCCAGCAGGAGCTGGCCCTGACCTACCTGTTCATCGCCCATGACCTGGCGATCGTGCAGGACATGAGCCACGACGTGCTGGTCATGCACGATGGTGTCGCCGTCGAGTACCGGCCCGCCGCCGAGCTGTTCGACGACCCGAGCGAGGAGTACACGCAGCGGCTGCTCGCGGCGATCCCGCCGGAGCGGCCGCGGGCGGCGCTGGAGCGGTGA
- a CDS encoding ABC transporter permease has protein sequence MTSDQRPTAERGPGVLPSVGSSAPERRVASWRLLAANPVTVAAAVVLVVVVFVALFAPWLAPYGVNEVDVAGALQSPSWAHPFGTDDLGRDILSRVMLAAGTSLQVAVVSVTFAFCVGVPVGIISGYVGGWLDTVSMRVVDVMFAFPVLLLALAIVAILQPGIATTMLAIGIVYTPIFARVARASTLSVRTEPFVQVAQTMGTPWWRIMRRHVLPNIAGPLIVQTSLSLAFAILSEAALSFLGLGIQPPQPSWGGMLFAAQGFVTQAWWMSVFPGLAIFVTVLAFNLLGDGLRDVLDPKQRTRMESRHR, from the coding sequence ATGACCAGCGACCAACGCCCGACGGCGGAGCGCGGGCCGGGCGTTCTGCCGTCCGTCGGCAGCTCCGCGCCCGAGCGCCGGGTCGCCTCGTGGCGACTGCTCGCCGCCAACCCGGTCACCGTGGCGGCCGCGGTGGTGCTGGTCGTCGTCGTGTTCGTCGCGCTGTTCGCGCCCTGGCTCGCGCCGTACGGGGTGAACGAGGTGGACGTCGCCGGCGCGCTGCAGTCGCCGAGCTGGGCGCACCCGTTCGGCACCGACGACCTCGGCCGCGACATCCTGTCCCGGGTGATGCTGGCCGCGGGCACCTCGCTGCAGGTCGCCGTCGTCTCGGTGACGTTCGCGTTCTGCGTCGGGGTGCCGGTCGGGATCATCTCCGGCTACGTCGGCGGGTGGCTCGACACCGTGTCGATGCGCGTCGTGGACGTGATGTTCGCGTTCCCGGTGCTGCTGCTCGCACTCGCGATCGTGGCCATCCTGCAACCCGGAATCGCGACCACGATGCTCGCCATCGGGATCGTGTACACCCCGATCTTCGCCCGGGTGGCCCGGGCCAGCACGCTCTCGGTGCGCACCGAGCCGTTCGTCCAGGTGGCCCAGACCATGGGCACGCCGTGGTGGCGGATCATGCGCCGGCACGTGCTGCCGAACATCGCCGGACCGTTGATCGTCCAGACGTCGCTGTCCCTGGCGTTCGCGATCCTGTCCGAGGCGGCGCTGTCCTTCCTCGGCCTGGGCATCCAGCCGCCGCAGCCGTCCTGGGGCGGGATGCTGTTCGCCGCCCAGGGGTTCGTCACCCAGGCGTGGTGGATGAGTGTGTTCCCGGGGCTGGCGATCTTCGTCACCGTGCTCGCCTTCAACCTGCTCGGCGACGGCCTGCGCGACGTCCTCGACCCCAAGCAGCGCACCCGGATGGAGTCCCGGCACCGATGA
- a CDS encoding ABC transporter permease, with the protein MRSGSPRALVVFLGRRLLYSAVVLFGVLVVTFAIVQLVPGDPIRLALGTRFNQEAYDALRAASGLDRPLSEQFFSYVAGALTGDLGVSFRSGQPVTLLLLERLPATISLALVGVLIALLISVPAGIWAGLREGRLADGIVRVTSQFGVSIPDFWMGLLLITLFAGVLGWLPSSGYEALAEDPAGWARRVILPALTVGLVAAAILTRYIRAAVLEVAHAGFVRTARSKGLAPSVVTGRHIVRNALVPVLTIVGIQLATILSGVIVVEVVFAWPGLGRLVYDAVAARDYALIQGAVLLIAVLFLLVNLVVDVLYAIVDPRIRLS; encoded by the coding sequence GTGAGGTCGGGCTCGCCCCGGGCGCTCGTGGTCTTCCTGGGCAGGCGGCTGCTGTACTCGGCGGTGGTCCTGTTCGGGGTGCTCGTGGTGACGTTCGCGATCGTGCAGCTGGTACCCGGTGACCCGATCCGGCTCGCGCTGGGCACCCGGTTCAACCAGGAGGCCTACGACGCGCTCCGGGCCGCCAGCGGCCTCGACCGGCCGTTGTCCGAACAGTTCTTCTCCTACGTCGCCGGGGCTCTCACCGGGGACCTCGGGGTCAGCTTCCGCAGCGGGCAGCCGGTCACGCTGCTGTTGCTCGAGCGGCTGCCGGCGACGATCTCGCTGGCCCTGGTGGGGGTGCTGATCGCGTTGTTGATCTCCGTGCCCGCCGGGATCTGGGCCGGCCTGCGGGAGGGTCGCCTGGCCGACGGGATCGTCCGGGTCACCTCGCAGTTCGGGGTGTCCATCCCGGACTTCTGGATGGGGCTGCTGCTGATCACGCTGTTCGCCGGGGTGCTCGGCTGGCTCCCCTCCAGCGGGTACGAGGCGCTTGCCGAGGACCCGGCCGGGTGGGCGCGCCGGGTGATCCTGCCCGCCCTGACCGTGGGGCTGGTCGCCGCGGCGATCCTGACCCGCTACATCCGCGCCGCCGTGCTCGAGGTGGCGCACGCCGGCTTCGTGCGGACCGCGCGCTCGAAGGGGCTCGCGCCCAGCGTGGTCACCGGGCGCCACATCGTGCGCAACGCGCTCGTGCCGGTGCTGACCATCGTCGGGATCCAGCTCGCCACGATCCTGTCCGGCGTGATCGTGGTGGAGGTCGTGTTCGCCTGGCCCGGGCTCGGCCGGCTCGTCTACGACGCCGTCGCCGCGCGCGACTACGCCCTCATCCAGGGCGCCGTGCTGCTGATCGCGGTCCTGTTCCTGCTCGTGAACCTGGTCGTGGACGTGCTCTACGCGATCGTCGATCCGCGGATCCGGCTCTCATGA
- a CDS encoding ABC transporter substrate-binding protein yields the protein MRRAASLIAGLASLALLAACSAGEPVDLDDDSGTGAGQSAGEILNVAIGGEPDQLDPNKTSSYFSFQVLENVYDTLVETDANLEMQPALAETWETSDDQLTWTFQLREGVTFHDGSEFTSEDVLYSYNRIIDEELSNAWKFAAISDIQAPDEYTVEITLAQPTPNLLSNLGGFKGMAIVSQENVESGEITTAPIGTGPFSLTEYVSGDHISLTANPDYWGGAPSIGGVEFQFISEPSTALAALRSGEIAWTDVVPPQQVAELEGDDAVELGVAPSSDYWYLALNEANEPWNDPRARQAIAYAIDRDAIIQAVSYGTATANQLAIPEQSIWYTEYDTYSTDLDRAQDLLDEVGFTGGTLDLLVTTDYPETVTAAQIIAANLEPLGIEVSIRQPDFSTWLDEQNTGNFDMLMMGWLGNIDPDDFYYAQHHSAGASNAQGFANAEVDELLDAGRVETDQGARYDLYAQAATIIADEASYIYLYNPSVIQAWSPDLTGYEVLPDRAIRFRSVELAAS from the coding sequence ATGCGCCGCGCCGCATCCCTGATCGCAGGCCTCGCAAGCCTCGCGTTGTTGGCCGCATGCTCGGCCGGCGAACCCGTCGACCTGGACGACGACTCCGGCACCGGCGCCGGCCAGTCCGCCGGGGAGATCCTGAACGTCGCGATCGGCGGCGAACCCGATCAGCTCGACCCGAACAAGACCTCCTCCTACTTCTCCTTCCAGGTCCTCGAGAACGTCTACGACACCCTCGTGGAGACCGACGCGAACCTCGAGATGCAGCCGGCCCTCGCCGAGACGTGGGAGACCAGCGACGACCAACTCACCTGGACCTTCCAGCTGCGCGAGGGCGTGACGTTCCACGACGGGTCCGAGTTCACCAGCGAGGACGTGCTCTACAGCTACAACCGCATCATCGACGAGGAACTCTCCAACGCGTGGAAGTTCGCGGCCATCAGCGACATCCAGGCGCCGGACGAGTACACGGTCGAGATCACGCTCGCCCAGCCCACCCCGAACCTGCTCTCCAACCTCGGCGGCTTCAAGGGGATGGCCATCGTGAGCCAGGAGAACGTGGAGTCCGGGGAGATCACCACCGCACCGATCGGCACCGGCCCGTTCTCGCTGACCGAGTACGTCTCCGGCGACCACATCAGCCTCACCGCGAACCCCGACTACTGGGGCGGTGCGCCGTCCATCGGCGGTGTCGAGTTCCAGTTCATCTCGGAGCCGTCCACGGCCCTGGCCGCGTTGCGCTCGGGCGAGATCGCCTGGACCGACGTGGTGCCGCCGCAGCAGGTCGCCGAGCTCGAGGGTGACGACGCGGTCGAACTCGGCGTCGCACCGTCGAGCGACTACTGGTACCTGGCCCTGAACGAGGCGAACGAGCCGTGGAACGACCCGCGGGCCCGGCAGGCGATCGCCTACGCGATCGACCGGGACGCCATCATCCAGGCCGTCAGCTACGGCACCGCCACCGCGAACCAGCTCGCGATCCCCGAGCAGAGCATCTGGTACACCGAGTACGACACGTACTCCACGGACCTCGACCGGGCCCAGGACCTCCTCGACGAGGTCGGCTTCACCGGCGGCACCCTCGACCTGCTCGTCACCACCGACTACCCGGAGACCGTCACGGCCGCGCAGATCATCGCCGCCAACCTGGAGCCGCTCGGCATCGAGGTCTCGATCCGGCAGCCGGACTTCTCCACCTGGCTCGATGAACAGAACACCGGCAACTTCGACATGCTGATGATGGGCTGGCTCGGCAACATCGACCCGGACGACTTCTACTACGCCCAGCACCACTCCGCCGGCGCCTCGAACGCGCAGGGATTCGCCAACGCCGAGGTCGACGAGCTGCTCGACGCCGGCCGGGTGGAGACCGACCAGGGCGCCCGGTACGACCTGTACGCGCAGGCCGCCACGATCATCGCCGACGAGGCCAGCTACATCTACCTCTACAACCCGTCGGTGATCCAGGCGTGGAGCCCGGACCTGACCGGCTACGAGGTGCTGCCGGACCGAGCCATCCGGTTCCGTTCCGTGGAGCTCGCGGCTTCGTGA